One genomic window of Ottowia oryzae includes the following:
- a CDS encoding peptidase U32 family protein: MPEAHQIELLSPARDADIGIEAVNHGADAVYIGGPGFGARADAGNAVRDIARLAAHAHRFNARIFVTLNTILRDDELEDARRLAWQLYEAGADALIVQDMGLLELDLPPIQLHASTQTDIRTPEKARFLQDAGLSQIVPARELDLHQIAAIRDVLDPARCSIEFFIHGALCVAYSGQCYISHAHTGRSANRGDCSQACRLPYQVLDAQGRFVAHDAHVLSMKDNNQSLNLRPLIDAGVRSFKIEGRYKDMGYVKNITAHYRRLFDEVLDERPELARASAGRTTFTFSPDPLQNFNREFTDYFVNGRQQDIGAFDTPKNPGQPIGFVTQVAADHFDLRTDDPALTLANGDGLCYWDQQKELVGAQANRVEALGDGAWRVFPKDAMAALHDLRKGTTVHRNRSMDWVRTLEKKSADRRIGVWLNLSDTADGLALTATDEEGNTASAQVQLAWQAPKDEATGEAKLRDSLAKLGETIFAPIDIALAWSRPWFVPASVANALRRSAIEALEGARAAAWQRLPRATPVQPPTPYPEDSLTYLANVFNHKARDFYARHGVKVIDAAYESQEEEGEVSLMITKHCVRFSLSLCPKQAKGVIGVKGTVKAEPLQLINGKEKLTLRFDCKPCEMHVVGRAKRSVLQQGAREAAAQALRFYRAKPGVGQDG, from the coding sequence ATGCCCGAAGCGCACCAGATCGAACTGCTTTCCCCCGCCCGCGACGCCGACATCGGCATCGAGGCCGTCAACCACGGCGCCGACGCCGTCTACATCGGCGGCCCAGGCTTTGGCGCCCGCGCCGATGCGGGCAACGCCGTGCGCGACATCGCCCGGCTGGCCGCGCACGCGCACCGCTTCAACGCCCGCATCTTCGTCACGCTGAACACCATCCTGCGCGACGACGAGCTGGAAGACGCCCGCCGCCTGGCCTGGCAGCTGTACGAGGCTGGCGCCGACGCGCTGATCGTGCAGGACATGGGCCTGCTCGAGCTGGACCTGCCGCCCATCCAGCTGCACGCCAGCACGCAAACCGACATCCGCACGCCCGAAAAGGCGCGTTTTCTGCAAGACGCGGGCCTGAGCCAGATCGTGCCCGCGCGCGAGCTGGACCTGCACCAGATCGCCGCCATCCGCGACGTGCTGGACCCGGCGCGCTGCAGCATTGAATTCTTCATCCACGGCGCGCTGTGCGTGGCCTACAGCGGCCAGTGCTACATCAGCCACGCGCACACCGGCCGCAGCGCCAACCGGGGCGACTGCAGCCAGGCCTGCCGCCTGCCCTACCAGGTGCTGGACGCGCAGGGCCGCTTTGTCGCGCACGACGCCCACGTGCTCAGCATGAAGGACAACAACCAGAGCCTGAACCTGCGCCCGCTCATCGACGCGGGCGTGCGCAGCTTCAAGATCGAGGGTCGATACAAGGACATGGGCTACGTGAAGAACATCACCGCCCACTACCGCCGCCTGTTCGACGAAGTGCTGGACGAGCGGCCCGAGCTGGCCCGCGCCAGCGCCGGGCGCACCACTTTCACCTTTTCGCCCGATCCGCTGCAGAACTTCAACCGCGAATTCACCGACTACTTCGTTAACGGCCGCCAGCAAGACATTGGCGCCTTCGACACGCCCAAGAACCCCGGCCAGCCCATCGGCTTCGTCACCCAGGTGGCGGCCGACCACTTTGATCTGCGCACCGACGACCCGGCCCTTACCCTGGCCAACGGCGACGGCCTGTGCTACTGGGACCAGCAAAAAGAGCTGGTGGGCGCGCAGGCGAACCGCGTCGAGGCGCTGGGCGACGGCGCATGGCGCGTGTTCCCCAAAGACGCCATGGCCGCGCTGCACGACTTGCGCAAGGGCACCACGGTGCACCGCAACCGCAGCATGGACTGGGTGCGCACGCTGGAGAAAAAATCCGCCGACCGGCGCATCGGCGTCTGGTTGAACCTGTCTGACACAGCCGATGGCCTGGCGCTGACGGCCACCGATGAAGAAGGAAACACCGCCTCAGCGCAGGTGCAGCTTGCGTGGCAAGCTCCTAAAGATGAAGCAACGGGCGAAGCCAAGCTGCGCGATTCTTTGGCTAAGCTGGGCGAAACCATCTTCGCGCCCATCGACATTGCGCTGGCCTGGTCGCGCCCGTGGTTCGTGCCCGCCAGCGTGGCCAACGCGCTGCGCCGCAGCGCCATCGAAGCGCTGGAAGGCGCCCGCGCCGCCGCCTGGCAGCGCCTGCCGCGCGCCACGCCGGTGCAGCCGCCCACGCCCTACCCCGAAGACAGCCTGACTTACCTGGCCAACGTGTTCAACCACAAGGCGCGCGATTTTTACGCCCGCCACGGCGTGAAGGTGATCGACGCGGCCTACGAAAGCCAGGAAGAAGAAGGCGAAGTCAGCCTGATGATCACCAAGCACTGCGTGCGCTTTTCGCTCAGCCTGTGCCCCAAGCAGGCCAAGGGCGTGATCGGCGTGAAAGGCACGGTGAAGGCCGAGCCGCTGCAACTGATCAACGGCAAGGAAAAGCTGACCCTGCGCTTTGACTGCAAACCGTGCGAGATGCACGTCGTTGGCCGCGCCAAACGCAGCGTGCTGCAGCAAGGCGCACGTGAAGCGGCAGCGCAGGCGCTGCGCTTTTACCGCGCCAAGCCGGGCGTGGGCCAGGACGGCTGA
- a CDS encoding 3-(methylthio)propionyl-CoA ligase, whose translation MLGLMQNHPLLISSLIDFAARHHGDGQIVSRRVEGDIHRYTWKDVQQRAKQVANALNAEGLNAGDRVGTLAWNGYRHLELYYGVSGSERVLHTINPRLLPDQIAWIANHAEDQILCFDMTFLPIIQAIHAHCKTVKKWVALCDADKLPQDTGIPNLVSYEDWIGAQSANYSWPVFDENTASSLCYTSGTTGNPKGALYSHRSTVLHAFAAVLPDAMGLSASDSALPVVPMFHVNAWGMPYSAAMVGAKLVMPGPAMDGKSIYELMESEKVTFAAGVPTVWQMLLNYVGQNNLKFSSLKRTVIGGSACPPAMITAFREKYGVDVLHAWGMTEMSPLGTLCTLKEKHKSLSEAERNAIRMKQGRAIYGVDLKIVGADGTEQPWDGATYGDLYVTGPWILASYFKNEGGDPLEDGWFPTGDVATIDADGFMQITDRSKDVIKSGGEWISSIDVENTAMGHPAVAMAACIGMPHPKWDERPIVAVALKPGAEVSREELLKFFEGKMAKWQIPDDVVFVDSIPIGATGKMLKTKLREQLRDYKLPTL comes from the coding sequence ATGCTTGGCTTGATGCAGAACCATCCCCTGTTGATTTCGTCGCTGATCGACTTTGCCGCGCGCCACCATGGCGACGGCCAGATCGTGTCGCGCCGGGTGGAAGGGGATATTCATCGTTACACCTGGAAGGACGTTCAGCAACGTGCCAAGCAGGTCGCGAACGCCCTGAACGCCGAGGGGCTGAACGCGGGCGACCGCGTCGGCACGCTCGCCTGGAACGGCTATCGCCACCTGGAGCTGTACTACGGGGTGAGCGGCTCGGAGCGGGTTTTGCACACCATCAACCCGCGCCTGCTGCCCGACCAGATCGCCTGGATCGCCAACCATGCAGAAGACCAGATCCTGTGCTTTGACATGACTTTCCTGCCGATCATTCAGGCGATTCATGCGCACTGCAAGACGGTCAAGAAGTGGGTGGCGCTGTGTGACGCCGACAAGCTGCCGCAAGACACCGGTATCCCGAACCTGGTGAGTTACGAAGACTGGATCGGCGCCCAATCGGCCAACTACAGCTGGCCGGTGTTCGACGAGAACACGGCTTCCAGCCTTTGTTACACCAGCGGCACCACGGGCAACCCGAAGGGGGCGCTGTACAGCCACCGATCCACCGTGCTGCATGCGTTTGCGGCTGTGCTGCCCGACGCCATGGGCCTGAGCGCCAGCGATTCCGCCTTGCCCGTGGTCCCCATGTTCCACGTCAACGCGTGGGGCATGCCGTATTCGGCCGCCATGGTGGGGGCCAAGCTGGTCATGCCGGGCCCGGCCATGGACGGCAAATCGATCTACGAGCTGATGGAAAGCGAAAAGGTCACCTTCGCGGCCGGCGTGCCTACGGTGTGGCAGATGCTGCTGAACTATGTCGGGCAGAACAATCTGAAGTTCTCGTCGCTCAAGCGCACGGTGATTGGCGGCTCGGCCTGCCCGCCGGCGATGATCACCGCCTTCCGCGAGAAGTACGGCGTCGACGTGCTGCACGCGTGGGGCATGACGGAGATGAGCCCGCTGGGCACGCTGTGCACGCTCAAGGAAAAGCACAAGTCGCTGAGTGAGGCCGAGCGCAACGCCATCCGGATGAAGCAAGGCCGCGCCATCTATGGCGTGGACCTGAAAATCGTCGGCGCCGACGGTACCGAGCAGCCCTGGGACGGTGCCACCTATGGCGATCTGTACGTGACCGGGCCGTGGATTCTGGCCAGCTACTTCAAGAACGAAGGCGGCGATCCGCTTGAAGACGGCTGGTTCCCCACCGGGGACGTGGCCACCATCGACGCCGACGGCTTCATGCAGATCACCGACCGCAGCAAGGACGTGATCAAGTCGGGCGGCGAATGGATAAGCTCCATTGATGTCGAAAACACGGCCATGGGCCACCCCGCGGTGGCCATGGCGGCCTGCATCGGCATGCCACACCCGAAATGGGACGAGCGCCCGATCGTCGCGGTGGCGCTCAAGCCGGGCGCCGAGGTCTCGCGTGAAGAACTGCTGAAGTTCTTCGAGGGCAAGATGGCCAAGTGGCAGATCCCGGACGACGTGGTCTTTGTCGATTCGATACCTATCGGTGCCACCGGCAAGATGCTCAAGACCAAACTGCGCGAGCAGCTGCGCGACTACAAGCTGCCCACGCTTTGA
- the msrB gene encoding peptide-methionine (R)-S-oxide reductase MsrB, with amino-acid sequence MTHPIQKTDAEWRQLLADKHAEPAAFEVTRHAATERPFTGKYEQHWADGSYHCVCCGAKLFDANTKFDAGCGWPSFSLAIPGAIEERRDVSHGMVRVETVCANCGAHLGHVFPDGPTDTGLRYCMNSAALDFEAK; translated from the coding sequence ATGACCCACCCCATCCAGAAAACCGACGCCGAATGGCGCCAACTGCTGGCCGACAAGCACGCCGAGCCCGCCGCCTTCGAGGTCACCCGCCACGCCGCCACCGAACGCCCCTTTACCGGCAAGTACGAGCAGCACTGGGCCGACGGCAGCTACCACTGCGTGTGCTGCGGCGCCAAGCTGTTCGACGCCAACACCAAATTCGACGCGGGCTGCGGCTGGCCCAGCTTCTCGCTGGCCATTCCCGGCGCCATTGAAGAGCGGCGCGACGTCAGCCACGGCATGGTGCGCGTCGAAACCGTCTGCGCCAACTGCGGCGCGCACCTGGGCCACGTGTTTCCCGACGGCCCCACCGACACCGGCCTGCGCTACTGCATGAATTCGGCCGCGCTGGATTTCGAGGCCAAGTAA
- a CDS encoding septation protein A has protein sequence MKALLDFLPIVLFFGAYKLYGIYPATAVLMVATTAQMAIVYAIDKKLSAMHKATLALILIFGTLTLVLQDERFIKWKPTVLYTAMAVALAVALWGFRKNFLKIMLGSQLNLPDPVWNRLTVAWMLYCLFMAAINGYVAAYWTTDAWANFKLWGYIFPVTFIIGQGFYVARHMQNDAAPANPDQPPGSAG, from the coding sequence ATGAAAGCCCTGCTCGACTTCCTGCCGATCGTCCTGTTCTTCGGCGCCTACAAGCTGTACGGCATCTACCCCGCCACGGCTGTGCTGATGGTGGCCACCACGGCGCAGATGGCGATCGTCTACGCCATTGACAAAAAGCTGTCTGCCATGCACAAGGCCACGCTGGCCTTGATCCTGATTTTCGGCACGCTGACCCTGGTGCTGCAGGACGAACGCTTCATCAAGTGGAAGCCCACCGTGCTGTACACCGCGATGGCCGTGGCGCTGGCCGTGGCGCTGTGGGGGTTTCGCAAGAACTTCCTCAAGATCATGCTGGGCAGCCAGTTGAACCTGCCAGACCCGGTGTGGAACCGCCTCACCGTGGCCTGGATGCTGTACTGCCTGTTCATGGCCGCCATCAACGGGTACGTGGCGGCGTACTGGACAACCGACGCCTGGGCCAACTTCAAGCTGTGGGGCTACATCTTCCCCGTCACCTTCATCATCGGTCAGGGCTTTTACGTGGCGCGCCACATGCAGAACGACGCGGCGCCCGCCAACCCCGACCAACCGCCCGGGAGCGCAGGATGA
- a CDS encoding peptidylprolyl isomerase, with product MKKHILTVSVAAALAATLALPAIAQNVAIVNGKPVPKARLEALEAQVKATAQRTGQPVPPEVMNQLRDEVIAREIFMQEAERRGVQGTEAYRKNMEMARQSVMINALFEDYKAKNPVTDEEAKAEYDRLVASQAPAAGAKEYKARHILVEKEDEAKAIIAQIKKGAKFEDLAKKQSKDPGSGAQGGDLGWANPAGYVPEFAQALGKLHKGQMTDTPVKTQFGYHVIRVDDVRDAKAPEAPKFDDVKAQIKQQMEQQKLAKFQEDLRAKAKIE from the coding sequence ATGAAAAAACACATCCTGACCGTCTCCGTGGCCGCCGCGCTGGCTGCCACCCTGGCCCTGCCCGCCATCGCGCAGAACGTCGCCATCGTCAACGGCAAGCCGGTTCCTAAAGCCCGCCTGGAAGCGCTGGAAGCGCAGGTCAAGGCCACGGCCCAGCGCACGGGCCAGCCCGTGCCGCCCGAGGTGATGAACCAGCTGCGCGACGAAGTGATCGCGCGCGAAATCTTCATGCAAGAGGCTGAGCGCCGCGGCGTTCAAGGCACTGAGGCCTACCGCAAGAACATGGAAATGGCGCGCCAAAGCGTGATGATCAACGCCCTGTTCGAAGACTACAAGGCCAAGAACCCCGTCACCGACGAGGAAGCCAAGGCCGAATACGACCGCCTCGTGGCCTCGCAGGCCCCCGCGGCCGGCGCCAAGGAGTACAAGGCGCGCCACATCCTGGTCGAGAAGGAAGACGAGGCCAAGGCCATCATTGCCCAGATCAAGAAGGGCGCCAAGTTTGAAGACCTGGCCAAGAAGCAGTCCAAAGACCCGGGGTCCGGCGCGCAAGGCGGCGACCTGGGCTGGGCCAACCCCGCAGGCTACGTGCCCGAATTTGCCCAAGCGCTGGGCAAGCTGCACAAGGGCCAGATGACCGACACGCCGGTCAAAACCCAATTTGGCTACCACGTAATCCGCGTGGACGACGTTCGCGATGCCAAGGCGCCTGAAGCGCCGAAGTTCGACGACGTGAAAGCGCAGATCAAGCAGCAGATGGAACAGCAGAAGCTGGCCAAGTTCCAGGAAGACCTGCGCGCCAAGGCCAAGATCGAGTAA
- a CDS encoding protein adenylyltransferase SelO produces the protein MASPDTPMAEAAAVDLGLRWQPGLQALGSDFYTPLSPDPIRDPYWIARSAAMARELGLRDVWWQAPGVLEALSGSAFIQGSTPLATVYSGHQFGVWAGQLGDGRALWLGEVATPGGPQELQLKGSGLTPYSRMGDGRAVLRSSIREFLCSEAMHGLGIATTRALCVTGSDQPVRRETIETAAVVTRVAPSFIRFGHFEHFSHGNQPGPLRTLADYVIDRDYPACRDAANPYAALLAEVVRRTAAMVAQWQAVGFMHGVMNTDNMSILGLTIDYGPFQFMDAYDPRHICNHSDHAGRYSYENQPGVAHWNLFALGQALLPLIGEVDDAMAALHGFKPQFDAELARLHAAKLGQASATPSSRALAGEWLGLMARERTDFTIAWRRLAQHIAGAPADTVQDLFHDRAAIDQLLLQLKELTAQSGLAPDANLALNHSPAFVLRNYLAEQAIALAKQKDFSMIQDLLAVLERPYDEHPQHAAWAGFPPDWADQIQISCSS, from the coding sequence ATGGCAAGTCCCGACACCCCGATGGCCGAGGCTGCAGCGGTCGATCTCGGCCTGCGCTGGCAACCTGGCCTGCAAGCGCTGGGCAGCGATTTCTACACGCCCCTTTCGCCCGACCCGATTCGCGACCCGTACTGGATCGCCCGCAGCGCCGCCATGGCGCGCGAGCTGGGCCTGCGCGATGTCTGGTGGCAAGCGCCCGGCGTGCTGGAAGCGCTGAGCGGCAGCGCCTTCATTCAAGGCAGCACCCCGCTGGCCACCGTGTACAGCGGGCACCAGTTTGGCGTATGGGCCGGCCAGCTGGGCGACGGCCGCGCGCTGTGGCTGGGAGAAGTCGCCACGCCGGGCGGCCCGCAAGAGCTGCAACTCAAAGGCAGCGGCTTGACGCCCTACTCGCGCATGGGCGACGGGCGCGCCGTGCTGCGCTCGTCGATCCGCGAATTTTTGTGCAGCGAGGCGATGCACGGCCTGGGCATTGCCACCACGCGCGCGCTGTGCGTCACAGGGTCTGACCAGCCCGTGCGCCGCGAAACCATCGAAACCGCCGCTGTCGTGACGCGCGTGGCGCCCAGTTTCATCCGTTTTGGCCATTTCGAGCATTTCAGCCACGGCAACCAGCCCGGCCCACTGCGCACCCTGGCCGATTACGTGATCGACCGCGACTACCCCGCCTGCCGCGACGCCGCCAACCCCTATGCCGCACTGCTGGCCGAGGTGGTGCGGCGCACCGCGGCCATGGTGGCGCAGTGGCAGGCGGTGGGCTTCATGCACGGCGTGATGAACACCGACAACATGAGCATCCTGGGGCTGACCATCGACTACGGCCCCTTCCAGTTCATGGATGCGTACGACCCACGGCACATCTGCAACCATTCCGACCACGCGGGCCGCTATTCGTACGAGAACCAGCCCGGCGTGGCGCACTGGAACCTGTTCGCCCTGGGCCAGGCCCTGCTCCCGCTGATCGGCGAGGTGGACGACGCCATGGCCGCGCTGCACGGCTTCAAACCGCAGTTCGATGCCGAACTGGCCCGCCTGCACGCCGCCAAGCTGGGCCAGGCCAGCGCCACGCCTTCCAGCCGCGCCCTGGCGGGCGAATGGCTGGGCCTGATGGCCAGGGAACGCACCGACTTCACCATCGCCTGGCGGCGCCTGGCGCAGCACATTGCTGGCGCCCCGGCCGATACGGTGCAGGATCTGTTTCACGACCGCGCCGCCATCGACCAACTATTGCTACAATTAAAAGAGCTGACAGCGCAGTCTGGACTAGCGCCAGACGCCAATTTGGCACTGAATCACAGCCCCGCCTTCGTGCTGCGCAACTACCTGGCTGAACAAGCCATTGCGCTGGCGAAACAAAAAGACTTTTCGATGATCCAAGACCTGCTCGCCGTGCTGGAACGCCCGTACGACGAGCACCCGCAGCACGCCGCCTGGGCCGGTTTTCCGCCGGACTGGGCCGACCAGATCCAGATCAGCTGTTCATCATGA
- a CDS encoding AsmA family protein, whose protein sequence is MSPEPVYRPNVSPTEAPPRTSILRWVLTLVLALAVVAVMGITWLTWNDWNRSRAWVSAQVSEALGRPFAIRGPLDLEWEWPQQRETTWRRWVPGPTVHAQDVLIGNPTGYEGRAPHLAHIGQVSADLALLPLLGRTIDIRRVALAEPDVRLERQKDGRDNWTLAFPKSSDRSSWSVSIGRVVLSDGRLAYDDAPRDLSLAGTLDTLAPEATDGGRYGVGFEFSGWHAKAQVRGSGKAGELLSLKDERLDFPLQLQARAGRVSATAEGVIANPRQLSGVDFKVALRGGSLADLYPLTGIVLPDTPAFATDGHLVGQLKAKQAVWDYKDFTGTIGQSDIAGEVTYTSAEARPRLSGTLRSKLVRLADLGPIVGAKSNNPDKAPRTGKVLPDDPFDTARWDKMDLDLRYTGQRIERPQAVPINSISTHAVLENGLLKLVPLDFGVAGGHFKTQVQMDPRKQPMAVSVRGDVQGLKLSSLFPKVELMKKSLGDVDGGIAVDARGASVAQMAATANGELRLYVRDGVMSQQLLDLAGLNLGSVVVSKLFGQDKEVRLRCALADIPVRDGVAHLRDVKINTDDALVDITGTANLRTEQLDMDVNPKAYELKLFSLRTPLEVKGPFAAPKVGVKPGPLVVRAAAAVAALAVAPGALVLAPITVPGASDNASCAPLLKQGSKAPKAGRPRSVDSPASAAPAKQGAARASNAPVMPAAGESSAGSR, encoded by the coding sequence ATGTCCCCGGAACCCGTCTATCGCCCCAACGTATCCCCCACCGAAGCCCCGCCGCGCACGTCGATCTTGCGCTGGGTGCTGACTCTCGTCCTCGCGCTGGCCGTGGTTGCCGTGATGGGGATCACCTGGCTGACTTGGAACGACTGGAACCGCTCGCGCGCCTGGGTTTCGGCGCAGGTTTCCGAGGCACTGGGCCGGCCCTTCGCCATCCGCGGGCCGCTCGATTTGGAGTGGGAATGGCCTCAGCAGCGCGAAACCACCTGGCGCCGCTGGGTGCCCGGCCCCACGGTGCATGCACAGGATGTGCTGATCGGCAACCCCACCGGCTACGAAGGCCGCGCGCCGCACTTGGCGCACATCGGCCAGGTGTCCGCCGACCTGGCCCTGCTGCCCTTGTTGGGCCGCACGATCGACATCCGCCGCGTGGCTTTGGCTGAGCCCGACGTGCGGCTGGAGCGCCAAAAGGACGGCCGCGACAACTGGACCCTGGCTTTCCCGAAATCCAGCGACCGCTCCAGCTGGTCGGTTTCCATCGGCCGCGTGGTGCTGAGCGACGGGCGCCTGGCCTACGACGATGCGCCGCGCGATTTGAGCTTGGCGGGCACGCTGGATACGCTGGCGCCGGAGGCAACGGACGGCGGGCGCTACGGGGTCGGCTTTGAGTTCTCGGGCTGGCACGCCAAGGCACAGGTGCGCGGCAGCGGCAAGGCGGGCGAGCTGCTGTCGCTGAAAGACGAGCGGCTGGATTTCCCGCTGCAGCTGCAGGCGCGCGCTGGGCGGGTGTCGGCCACGGCCGAGGGCGTGATCGCCAACCCCCGGCAACTGTCGGGCGTGGATTTCAAGGTGGCCCTGCGCGGCGGCAGCCTGGCCGATCTGTACCCCCTCACCGGCATTGTGTTACCCGACACGCCCGCTTTCGCCACCGACGGGCACTTGGTCGGCCAGCTGAAGGCCAAGCAGGCGGTGTGGGACTACAAGGATTTCACCGGCACGATCGGCCAGAGCGACATTGCGGGCGAGGTGACCTACACCTCGGCCGAGGCGCGCCCGCGCCTGTCGGGCACCCTGCGATCCAAGCTGGTGCGGCTGGCAGACCTCGGCCCCATCGTGGGCGCCAAGTCCAACAACCCCGACAAGGCCCCGCGCACGGGCAAGGTCTTGCCCGACGACCCGTTCGACACCGCCCGCTGGGACAAGATGGACCTGGACCTGCGCTACACCGGCCAGCGCATCGAACGCCCGCAGGCCGTGCCGATCAACAGCATCAGCACGCACGCGGTGCTGGAAAACGGGCTGCTCAAGCTGGTGCCACTGGATTTCGGCGTGGCGGGCGGCCACTTCAAGACCCAGGTGCAGATGGATCCGCGCAAGCAGCCCATGGCCGTGTCGGTGCGCGGCGACGTGCAGGGCCTGAAGCTGTCGTCGCTGTTCCCGAAGGTCGAGTTGATGAAGAAAAGCCTGGGCGATGTGGACGGCGGCATCGCGGTAGATGCCCGCGGCGCGTCGGTGGCGCAAATGGCGGCCACCGCCAATGGCGAGCTGCGCCTGTACGTGCGCGACGGCGTGATGAGCCAGCAGCTGCTGGACCTGGCGGGCCTCAACCTGGGCAGCGTGGTGGTGTCCAAACTGTTCGGGCAAGACAAGGAAGTGCGCCTGCGCTGCGCGCTGGCCGACATTCCCGTGCGCGACGGCGTGGCGCACCTGCGCGACGTGAAGATCAACACCGACGATGCGCTGGTCGACATCACTGGCACCGCCAACCTGCGCACCGAGCAGCTGGACATGGACGTCAACCCCAAGGCCTACGAGCTGAAGCTGTTCTCTTTGCGCACGCCGCTGGAGGTGAAAGGCCCGTTTGCCGCGCCCAAGGTGGGCGTCAAGCCTGGCCCGCTGGTGGTGCGCGCGGCCGCCGCAGTGGCCGCGCTGGCCGTGGCACCCGGCGCGCTGGTGCTGGCGCCCATCACCGTGCCCGGCGCATCCGACAACGCCAGCTGCGCCCCGCTGCTCAAGCAGGGCAGCAAGGCGCCCAAGGCCGGACGCCCGCGTTCGGTGGATTCGCCCGCCAGCGCTGCGCCCGCCAAGCAGGGCGCCGCCCGCGCGTCGAATGCGCCCGTGATGCCTGCGGCGGGCGAATCGTCGGCCGGATCGCGTTGA
- a CDS encoding DUF1624 domain-containing protein, whose amino-acid sequence MTGAERKRATSRALPLDALRGLAMVWMTVYHFCFDLNHFGLIRQDFYFDPVWTWQRTGIVSLFLIAAGMGQALAVQAGQRWPRFWRRWAQVAGCALLVTLGSWWMFPHSWISFGVLHGMAVMLLITRWALLRGLSGAWPWLWGALLVAAGPLGSAWLQANAGAHPALAAALDSRWLNWLGWVTHKPPTEDFVPLLPWLGVMWWGVGAAQLLRAHAPGWLAQPVGRAGGALAWLGRWSLSYYMLHQPVLIGALTAWAAWGR is encoded by the coding sequence ATGACCGGCGCTGAGCGCAAGCGCGCAACGTCCCGCGCGCTGCCGCTAGACGCACTGCGCGGCCTGGCCATGGTGTGGATGACGGTCTACCACTTCTGCTTTGATCTCAACCACTTCGGCCTGATCCGGCAGGACTTTTATTTCGACCCAGTCTGGACCTGGCAGCGCACGGGCATCGTCAGCCTGTTTTTGATCGCCGCGGGCATGGGGCAGGCGCTGGCGGTTCAGGCGGGGCAGCGCTGGCCGCGTTTCTGGCGGCGCTGGGCGCAGGTGGCCGGGTGCGCACTGCTGGTCACGCTGGGCTCGTGGTGGATGTTTCCGCACAGCTGGATCAGCTTTGGCGTGCTGCACGGCATGGCGGTGATGCTGCTGATCACCCGCTGGGCCTTGCTGCGCGGCCTGTCGGGCGCGTGGCCTTGGCTGTGGGGCGCGTTGTTGGTGGCTGCTGGCCCGCTGGGCAGCGCCTGGCTACAGGCCAACGCGGGCGCGCACCCTGCGCTGGCTGCCGCGCTGGACAGCCGCTGGTTGAATTGGCTGGGCTGGGTTACCCACAAGCCGCCCACCGAAGACTTCGTGCCCCTGCTGCCCTGGCTGGGCGTGATGTGGTGGGGCGTTGGCGCAGCCCAGCTGCTTCGCGCGCACGCACCGGGTTGGCTGGCCCAGCCGGTAGGGCGCGCTGGCGGGGCGCTGGCCTGGCTGGGGCGCTGGAGCCTGAGCTACTACATGCTGCACCAGCCGGTGCTGATCGGCGCGCTGACCGCGTGGGCGGCCTGGGGGCGATAG
- a CDS encoding BolA family protein → MTAPDMPLADRMAGTLRDALAPTDLEVLDESWQHAGHAGANGTGFGTHFRVRIASSRFDGLNRVARHRLVYEALQGYIDRDGVHALAIETR, encoded by the coding sequence ATGACCGCGCCAGACATGCCCTTGGCCGACCGCATGGCCGGCACCTTGCGCGACGCGCTGGCGCCTACCGATCTTGAAGTGCTCGACGAAAGCTGGCAGCACGCCGGCCACGCGGGCGCCAACGGCACCGGCTTTGGCACGCACTTTCGCGTGCGCATCGCCTCGTCGCGCTTTGACGGCCTGAACCGCGTTGCGCGCCACCGGCTGGTGTATGAGGCGCTGCAGGGCTACATCGACCGCGACGGGGTTCATGCCCTCGCTATCGAAACGCGATAA